One genomic segment of Peromyscus leucopus breed LL Stock chromosome 23, UCI_PerLeu_2.1, whole genome shotgun sequence includes these proteins:
- the LOC114684377 gene encoding zinc finger protein OZF-like isoform X2 has translation MKVQLELHQGIKPYEGKPCMKTINLPAQHNKQHEYYSSMKPYEWKECQKAFYCKSALTEHQRTRTRLKIYQCTECRKAFPSKSELTVHHRIHTGEKPHECEECGKAFYRKSTLTVHQKTHRGEKPYECKECWKAFYYKSTLTEHQRIHTGEKPYVCKDCGKAFFYKSNLTRHNRTHTGEKPYECEECRKGFSSKSELTSHHRTHTGEKPYQCEECGKAFYCKSTLRVHQKIHTGEKPYECKECQKSFYYKSTLTEHQRTHTGEKPYECKDCGKAFFYKSQLTRHHRIHTGEKPYECEECRKAFSSKSELTAHHRTHTGEKPYECKECGKCFCRKSHLTLHHRIHTGEKPYECKDCRKAFFCKSGLARHLGTHTHDTNTKKREKHFPATHSSANIRNVIQVRNPVNIKNEEKLSTVNQSSLHTVDFLELRSPIDVHDAGKLTFITHASFNMNELR, from the coding sequence ATGAAGGTTCAGCTGGAACTCCATCAAGGTATAAAACCCTATGAAGGTAAACCATGTATGAAAACGATTAACCTGCCAGCACAGCACAACAAGCAGCATGAATATTATTCAAGTATGAAACCCTACGAATGGAAGGAATGTCAGAAAGCTTTCTATTGTAAGTCAGCGCTCACTGAACATCAGAGAACTCGTACAAGATTGAAGATCTATCAGTGTACAGAATGCAGGAAAGCTTTCCCCTCCAAATCAGAACTCACTGTACATCATAGAATTCATACTGGTGAGAAGCCCCATGAATGTGAAGAATGTGGTAAAGCTTTCTATCGTAAGTCGACTCTTACTGTACATCAGAAAACTCATAGAGgtgagaaaccttatgaatgcaAAGAATGTTGGAAAGCTTTCTATTATAAGTCAACCCTCACCGAACATCAGCGAATTCATACAGGTGAAAAGCCTTATGTATGTAAAGACTGTGGCAAAGCTTTCTTCTACAAGTCAAACTTAACTCGCCATAATAGAACCCATACAGGTGAGAAGCCTTATGAATGTGAAGAATGTAGGAAAGGTTTTTCCTCCAAGTCAGAGCTCACCTCACATCATAGAACTCATACAGGTGAGAAGCCCTatcagtgtgaagaatgtggtaaagctttttaCTGCAAGTCAACCCTCCGTgttcatcagaaaattcatacagGTGAAAAGCCTTATGAGTGTAAAGAATGTCAGAAATCTTTCTATTATAAGTCAACCCTGACTGAACATCAGAGAACTCACACAGgtgagaagccctatgaatgtaaagACTGTGGCAAAGCTTTCTTCTACAAGTCACAGTTAACTCGCCATCATAGAATTCATACAGgtgagaaaccttatgaatgtgaAGAGTGCAGGAAAGCTTTCTCCTCCAAGTCAGAGCTCACTGCTCATCATAGAACTCATACTGgtgagaagccctatgaatgtaaagaatgtggtAAATGTTTCTGTCGCAAGTCACACTTAACTCTGCATCATAGAATCCATACAGgtgagaagccctatgaatgtaaagATTGCAGGAAAGCTTTTTTCTGCAAGTCAGGACTTGCCCGACATCTGGGAACTCATACACATGACACTAATacgaagaagagagaaaagcattTTCCTGCAACTCACAGCTCAGCCAACATCAGAAATGTCATACAAGTGAGAAACCCTGTAAatataaagaatgaagaaaaactcTCTACTGTAAATCAGTCCTCACTCCATACCGTGGACTTCTTAGAGTTGAGAAGTCCTATAGATGTACATGATGCAGGAAAACTTACCTTCATAACTCATGCCTCATTCAATATGAATGAACTCAGATGA